Below is a window of Streptomyces qaidamensis DNA.
AAGCCGCGACCACCCCCTGGACGAGGGGCTGCAGGCCTTCGTCAGCGCGCTTGCCGACCCCACTCAGCCGCTTGAGGACGTCTGCGACCACGTCCTCAACACCCTCGACACCCACCACGGCGAGGACGACATCGCGCTGCTGATGGCACGTGTACAGGGACTGCCCACGGATTCCGTCGGCGACTGGACCCTGCCACGCGAGCCGCGCAGCGTGGGCCGGGCCCGGGAGTACGCCCGCGCCCAGCTGCTCGCCTGGGACATGGAACCCCTGGTCGACACCACGGAGCTGCTGGTCAGTGAGCTGGTCACCAACGCCCTGCGCTACGGCGAGGGCGAGATCCGCCTGCGCCTCCTCCTCGACCGCACCCTGGTCTGCGAGGTCTGGGACTCCGGCCTGGTCCAGCCCCGCCGGCGCCGCGCCCGCGACACCGACGAGGGCGGCCGCGGCCTCCAGCTGGTCGGCCTCCTCAGCGCCGCGTGGGGCTCCCGCCGCACGCCCCGGGGCAAGACGGTGTGGTTCGAACTGCCCCTGCCGGGCGGCGACACCAGCCTGACGGATCCGGCGGAGGCGCTGCTGAGCCTGTTCTGACGGCAACCGAACGTCCGTACTGATCGTCATCCCCGGCAACACCATCCGCAACACCTGGGAGACGGCATGGACCGCACGGAAGGCACCACCCCGACCGAGGCGGCCGCCGAGAGCCCCGCGCAGGACGCTCCCGCACCCAAGGGGGAAGGCAAGCGGCGCCGACGCTGGATCAGACGCACGGCGCTCGCCGTGGTCCTGGTCCTGCTGGTCCCGCTCCTGGCCGTTCTGACAGCCCTCCGCATCAACTACGCGGGCGACCCGGCCGACGGCACCCGCACCCGCGACCGCGACGCCCTCTGGCTCGGCCACGCCTGGGTCGACGGCCGCAAGAAGGACGCCGACGTCACCGCCCTGGCCCGCCGCCTGCGCGACACCGGCATCCGCGACCTCTACGTCCACTCGGGTCCCCTGGAGCACGACGGCACCCTCCCGAAGTCGGTCTATCCGAGGGCCCGCTGGTTCATCGACGCGGTGCACGAGAAGCTGCCCGGCGTCCGCGTCCAGGCCTTCCTCGGCGACGTCCTGGCCTCCGAGAACAGCGAGGGCATGCTCCTGAACGACCCGGACACCCGCGCGGCCGTCGTCCGCTCCGCCCGTCAGGTCCTGGACACCGGCTACGAGGGCATTCACCTCGATCTGGAACCCATGCCGTCCGGCGACCGCGACTTCCTCGCCCTGCTCGACTCCCTGCGCCGCGAGACCCGCTCCCGCAACGCCCAACTCTCCGTCGCCGCCCATCAGATCGACCCGCTCCCGGCCCTCCACACCGTGTTCGGCCTCTTCACCGAGCACCCCAAGTGGTGGTCGCAGGAGTTCTTCGGCCAGGTCGCCCGCCGCGTCGACCAGATCGCCGTGATGTCGTACGACACCGCGCAGCCGCTGGAGAGCACCTACGGCGGCTACGTCGCCCAGCAGACCTCCCTCGCCCTGGAGGTCACCCCGCCCTCCACCGACCTGCTGATGGGCCTGCCCTTCTACTACGAGAGCAACTTCGACCACTGGGGCCACGCCGAGACCGTGCCCGCATCGGTCCGGGGCGTCCGTCTCGGCCTGTCCCGCACGGACGCGGACCGGGCCCGCTTCGGCGTCGCGCTGTACATCGATTTCGCCGCGACCGAGGCGGACTGGCGCGCCTACAAGGAAGACTGGGTCGGGTGACCCCGACCCGACGCCCCCTCACCACCACCGACCTGGCCCCCCTGGCCCGCGCCGCCCTCGGCCCGGGCCGCACCCTCACCGGCGTGGAACGCGTGCGCGGCGGCACCAAGAAGGGCGTCTACCGGCTGATCCTCGACGACGACTCCACCGCCGTCGCCTACGTCTGGTCCGCCGACGAGGACTACTGGGACCAGCCGGACCCCGACCCCCGGGACGTCTTCTCCCACGGCACGGGCCTCGGCCTGTTCACGGCGGCCCACGACCGCCTGGCCGCAGCCGGAGTCCGCACGCCCCGTCTCCGGTTCGCCGACTCCACGCACACGCACCTGCCCGCGGACGCGGCCGTCGTCGAGGACCTGACCGGCGGCAGCCTGGAGGACGCCCTGGCCCGCGACCCCGGCGCGGCTCCGCAGGCCTTGGAGCGGATGGCGGAGCTGCTCGCCACCCTGCACAGCCACACCGGTCCCCGCTTCGGGAAGGTCGCCGTCGTGGACGCCGGCGGTTCCTCCTACGGCGATTCCTGCGAGCAGCGCATCACCGAAGGGGCCCTGCGCTCCGTGGCCGAAGCCGCCGCACGCGACCCTCGTGCGGCCGCCGCGCGCCGCGAGCTGGAGGAGGAGATCCACGCGCTGGTCGCCGAGGTCCGGCCCCGCGACCGACACACCCTCATCCACGGCGAACTCGGGGCGGACCACGTCCTGCTCACGCCCGGGGGACAGCCCGCGCTCATCGACATCGAAGGCCTGATGTACTCCGACGTGGAGCACGAGCACGTCTTCCTCCGGCTCCGCTTCGGCCCCCACTACGACGCCCTGCGCGCCCCGGGCCTGGACGAGGCACGCCTGCGCCTGTACCGGCTGGCGATGCACATCGGCCTGGTCTCGGGTCCGCTGACCCTCATCGAGGGCGACTTCCCGGACCCGGGACGCATGCGGGGGATAGCGGAGCACAACCTCCACGAGGCGCTCAGCCTGCTGAAGAGCGCCTCCTGATCTTCGAGCCCAGCCAGACCAGCGGGTCGTACTTGCGGTCCGCCGCCCGCTCCTTCAGCGGGATCAGCGCGTTGTCCGTGATCTTGATGCCCTCGGGGCAGACCTCCGTGCAGCACTTGGTGATGTTGCAGTAGCCGAGGCCGTGCTCGTCCTGGGCGGTGGTCTTGCGGTCCAGGCCGGTTTCCGCCGCCGCGTCCAGCGGGTGCATGTCCAGCTCCGCCACCCGCATCAGGAAACGGGGCCCGGCGAACGCCTGTTTGTTCTCCTCGTGGTCACGGACCACATGACAGGTGTCCTGGCACAGGAAGCACTCGATGCACTTGCGGAACTCCTGCGAGCGGTCCACGTCCTCCTGCATCATCCGGTACTCGCCCGGAGCGACACCGCCCGGCGGCACGAAGGCCGGGACCTCCCTGGCTTTGGTGTAGTTGAAGCCCACGTCGGTGACCAGGTCGCGGACGACCGGGAACGCCCGCAGCGGCGTCACCGTGATCGTCTCCTCCCGGTCGAACACCGACATGCGCGTCATGCACAGCAGCCGCGGCCGGCCGTTGATCTCCGCCGAGCAGGAACCGCACTTGCCCGCCTTGCAGTTCCAGCGCACGGCGAGGTCGGGCGTCTGGGTGGCCTGGAGGCGGTGGATGATGTCGAGCACCACCTCACCCTCGTTGACCTCGACCTCGAAGTCCTCCAGGCCGCCGCCGTTCACGTCCCCGCGCCACACCTTGAAGTGGGCCGTATAGCCGCTCATTCGTAGAGCTCCTCTTCGGAGAGGTACTTGACCAGCTCCTCCTTGTCGAACAGGGCGAGCAGGTCGGCACGGACGGGTTCGGTGGTCTCACGGGTGAGGGCGATCTGGCCGCGGACCGGGTCCGTCGCCGCCAGGCCGCCCGTCGGGTCGGTGAGCGCGCACAGCAGGTTGATCCGCCGCCAGGCGCGGTCCATCCCCGGATGGTCCTCGCGCGTGTGGCCGCCGCGCGACTCGGTGCGCTCCAGCGCGGCCCGCGCCACACACTCGCTGACCAGCAGCATGTTCCTGAGGTCCAGGGCGAGGTGCCATCCCGGGTTGAACTGCCGGTGCCCCTCGACCCCGGCCCGGCGCGCCCGGACCCGCAGCTCGGCCAGCTTCTGGAGGGCCTGCTCCATCTCCGCCTCCCGGCGGATGATGCCGACCAGGTCGTTCATCGTCTGCTGGAGTTCCTGGTGCAGGGTGTACGGGTTCTCCGGCGGGCCGCCGGCGGGCTCCTCGATCTCCGCCTCGGCCGAGAAGGGCCGCAGGGCCTCGGCGGCGGCCGCGTCGATCTGGACGTCGTCCACGACGGGCCGCGCCCCGGACAGCCCCGCCGCGTGATCGGCCGCGTGCCGGCCCGCCCGGCGGCCGAACACCAGCAGGTCGGACAGTGAATTGCCGCCGAGCCGGTTGGAGCCGTGCATACCGCCGGCCACCTCACCGGCCGCGTAGAGGCCGGGGACCCCGCGCGCCGCCGCCGTGTCGGACTCGACCGCGACCCCGCCCATCACGTAGTGGCAGGTGGGCCCGACCTCCATCGCCTCCGCGGTGATGTCGACGTCCGCCAGCTCCTTGAACTGGTGGTACATCGACGGCAGCCGCCGCTTGATGACCTCGGCGGGCATCCGGGTCGACACGTCGAGGAACACGCCCCCGTGCGGGGAGCCGCGCCCCTCCTTCACCTCGGCGTTGATCGCCCGCGCGACCTCGTCGCGGGGGAGCAGCTCGGGCGGGCGCCGGTTGTGGTCCGGGTCGTCGTACCAGCGGTCGCCCTCCTCCTCCGTCTCGGCGTACTTGTCCTTGAAGACGTCGGGGATGTAGTCGAACATGAACCGCTTGCCGTCGGAGTTGCGCAGCACACCGCCGTCGCCGCGCACCGACTCGGTGACGAGGATGCCCTTCACCGACGGCGGCCAGACCATGCCGGTCGGATGGAACTGCACGAACTCCATGTTCAGCAGGGGAGCGCCGGCGAGGAGCGCCAGCGCGTGGCCGTCGCCGGTGTACTCCCACGAGTTCGACGTCACCTTGAAGGACTTGCCGATGCCGCCGGTGGCGATCACCACGGCCGGTGCCTCCAGCACGAAGAAGCGGCCCGACTCGCGCTCATAGGCGAACACCCCGGAGACCCGGCCCCCCTCCTTCAGCACGCGGGTGACCGTGCACTCCTGGAAGACCTTCAGCCGGGACTCGTAGTCGCCGGTCTCCCTGAAGTCCTCCTGCTGCAGGGAGACGATCTTCTGCTGGAGGGTGCGGATCAGCTCCAGGCCGGTGCGGTCGCCGACGTGGGCGAGGCGCGGGTACTCGTGGCCGCCGAAGTTGCGCTGGGAGATCCGGCCGTCCTTGGTGCGGTCGAACAGCGCCCCCCAGGTCTCCAGCTCCCACACCCGCTGTGGCGCCTCCTGGGCGTGCAGCTCGGCCATCCGCCACTGGTTGAGGAACTTGCCGCCGCGCATGGTGTCGCGGAAGTGCACCTGCCACGTGTCGTTCTCGTTGGCGTTGGCCATCGCCGCGGCGATGCCGCCCTCGGCCATCACGGTGTGTGCCTTGCCGAACAGCGACTTGCAGATCACGGCCGTACGGGCGCCCCGCTCGCGGGCCTCGATGGCGGCGCGCAGGCCCGCGCCGCCCGCGCCCACCACGACGACGTCCCACTCCTGCCGGTCGACCACGGACATCAGCTGGGCCTCATCCCTCTAGAAGAAGCGCGGATCGTCGAAGGCACCCGACGCGACCAGGTAGACGTAGAAGTCGGCGAGCGCCACGCTCACCAGCGACGCCCAGGCGAGCTGCATGTGCCGGGCGTTGAGCTTCCCGGCCCACTGCCACATCCGGTAGCGCACGGGATGCCGGGAGAAGTGCTTGAGCTTGCCGCCGACGATGTGCCGGCAGGAGTGGCAGGAGATCGTGTACGCCCAGATCAGCACGATGTTGACCAGGAACACGAGCGTGCCGAGCCCCATGTGGCCCCACGCGTAGGTCTCGTCGCGGAAGGCGAGCACCGTGTCGTACGTGAGGATCCCGGCCACGAGGAGCGCGGCGTAGAAGAAGTACCGGTGGATGTTCTGCAGGACCAGCGGGAAGCGGGTCTCCCCGCTGTACTTCCTGTGCGGCTCGGCCACCGCGCAGGCCGGCGGGGACGCCCAGAAGCCGCGGTAGTAGGCCTTGCGGTAGTAGTAGCAGGTCAGGCGGAAGCCGAGCGGGAAGATCAGGATGATGATCGCGGGCGAGATGCCCCACCAGCTCCCGAAGATCTCCCAGTTCGGGCCGGCCTTCATCGGCTCGCAGTTCTCCGCCAGGCAGGGGGAGTAGAAGGGCGAGACGTACGGCGCCGCGTAGTAGTCGGCGTTCGCGAAGGCCCGCCAGGTCGAGTACACGATGAACGCGAGCAGACCGGCCGCGGTGCCGGCCGGGGCCAGCCACCAGCGGTCGGTCCGCAGATGCGGGGCGGCGATCGCGGCGCGCCTGCTGCCCCGCACACCGCCGCTCTCAGGTCTGGGTTCGGTGGCAGGAGGTTCCGTACCAGTGGCCACGTGACGACTCCGGTCGGGTTCGGGGGAGGTGCCGGTCGCGCTCGACTCCTCCCCGGGTCAGGGAGCGCGCCGGTCCCGGGCGCCGAGCCCCTCGTCGTCCGAGTCGCTCCACAGGGCGGAGTCGTACGGCGTGTCCGAGATGGTGACCAGCTCGGGGCGGGTCGGTGCGGCCGGTGACGCGGCGGCGTCGCGCAGCAGGGCGACGCTCTCGCGCAGGTGGTTGGCGTCGGCACGGACGCGGCGCATCTCCAGGCCGCCGGTGCCGAGCTGCTTCTCCAGGCGTCCCAGCGAACGGAACACTTCGTCGAGACTGCGCTGGACTGACGTCAGTTCGTCGTGAACGGACATGACTTGCCCTCACTTCCACGGGTCCTTCGCGGCCCAAGGCGGCAACGTTCATGCGCCTGCGAGTGTTGCGCGTCACACCTTGTGCTGTGAAGGGATGTGCATCGATTGGCCGAGGCGCGTGGGTGCACTGTGCGGTGCGTTGCGCCGCACGGGTGGCTTCCCGCCCGTGACCGCCGTGTCGCCCTGTGTTGCCGAACCCTTTCCTCTTCAGTGGCCGCATACATCAGATGAACTCCAAATACCGCCAAAAGTGATCATAACGCCCGCGGCTTCCCGGAGGTAGCACAGATGTCCCAGCACGGTGTCGGCCCGCGCGCGGTCACGCGCTCGGTCGCCTTCCTCACCGCAGGAGTGCTCGCGGTGCCCGCGCTCGCCGGATGCGGCTCCGAGGACCCCGCCGGCAAGCCGCTCGCCGCGCCGGACATCCAGTCCGCCCCACGCGACCGGATCGCCGACGGCGGCACCCTGCGCTGGGCCGTCGACTCCGTGCCCGACACGCTGAACACCTTCCAGTCGGACGCCGACGCCACCACCACCCGCGTCGCCCAGGCCGTCCTGCCGTCGATGTTCCGCATGGACGACTCCGGCCGCCCGGAGCGCAACCCCGACTACCTGGAGTCCGCCGAGGTCGTCGACACCGAACCCAAGCAGGTCGTCCTGTACAAGCTCAGCCAGCAGGCCGTCTGGAGCGACGGCCGGGAGATCGGCGCCGCCGACTTCGCCGCCCAGTGGCGCGCCCTGTCCGGCAAGGACACCGCCTACTGGACCGCCCGCAACGCCGGCTACGACCGCATCCAGAAGATCGAGCGCGGCGACAGCGCCCTGGAGGTCCGGGTCACCTTCAGCCGCCCCTACGCCGACTGGCGCTCGCTGTTCTCGCCGCTGTACCCGAAGGACGTCATGGGCACCCCGGACTCCTTCAACGACGGAGCCCGCAAGAAGCTCAAGGTCACCGCCGGCCCCTTCACTGTGAAGAAGGCCGACCGCGAGGACGGCGAGATCACCCTCACCCGCAACCCGCGCTGGTGGGGCGAGCCGGCCAGGCTCTCCGAGATCGTGCTGCGCACCGTCCCGCGCGACAAGCGGGCCGCGGAGCTGGCCGCCGGCACCCTCGACCTGGCCGAGATCGACCCCGCAGCGGCCCGCCGCATCACCGTCGCCGCCCGCCCCCACAGTTCCAGCAGTCCGCTGATGGGCCCGGACGCCGAGCGGTCCGCCGCCGACTCCCTGCACTCCTGGGCCGTCGCCAACGGCTCCGACGAGGACGCCGCCGACGAGGAGACCGTCGCCCGCAAGAAGCTGCGCCGGGCGGCCGTCAAGTACGCCCGGCAGCAGCGGGCCCTCAGCGGCTTCGAGGTCCGCAAGTCCCTGGAGCCCGCCTACACCCAGCTCGCCCTGAACGGCGCCGAGGGCCCGCTCACCGACGAACGCGTCCGCAGGGCCGTCGCCCGCGCCCTGGACCGCAAGGAACTCGCCCAGGCCGTCCTCAAGCCCCTCGGCCTGCCCGCCGTCCCGGTCGGCAGCCACCTCGCCCTGTCCGGCCAGGCCCACTACGCCGACAACAGCGGCGCCCTCGGCGGCCAGGACACCAAGGAGGCCCAGGCGCTGCTCGCGGACGCCGGGTGGGTACGCGGCGGCCCGGTCAAGGAGCAGAAGAAGGAGAAGGCGGCCGGGCCCGAGGGCGAACAGGCCGACGACACCGGCGAGGACAACAAGGCCCAGCACGGCCCGGACCCGGCCGGTCACCTCGCCCAGGACGGCAAGCAGTACAAGCCGCACCAGGGCGGCGCCCCCGGCGCGTACGCCCCCCGGGGCACCGCCGCCCCGGCGAACCAGGAGGCCGCCCGGCTCGCCAAGAACGGCAAGGCGCTCACCCTCCGCTTCGTGCTCCCCTCCGGGCCCGGCTCCCAGACGCTGCGCACCGTCGCGGACCGCATCTCCCGCATGCTGGAGCGCGTCGGCATCGGCACGGAGATCTCCAAGGTCTCCGACGAGTCCTACTTCAAGGACCACATCGCCTCCGGCCAGTACGACCTCGCCCTGTACTCCTGGCCCGCCACGGCGTACCCGGCCACCGACGCCCGCCCCGTCTTCGCCAAGCCCGTCCCGGCCGCCGACGGCTCGCTGAACGTCGAGCAGAACTACACACGCGTCGGCACCGACCAGGTCGACCAGCTCTTCGACGAGGCCGTGGCCACCCTCGACGAGGGCGAGTCCCGCTCCCTGATCCGCAAGGCCGACTCCCGCATCTGGGCGGCGGCCGGCTCGATCCCCCTCTTCCAGCGCCCCCAGCTCCTCGCGGCCCGCAAGAACCTCGTGAACGCCGGCGCCTTCGGCTTCGGCACACCGGTCTACGAGGACATGGGCTTCCTGAAGAAGGGCGCGAAGCCGGCGTCGGGCCCCTCGGCGAAGGGATCCGACGCCCGGTAGCTCTGGGTACGCTCAAACGCCTTGCCGTCCCCGCCCGGCGTCCGCACCATGAGATCAGCAGCGATCATGGTCTGGGCGCCGGGCGGCGTCCGCACACGGGGGACGGGAGCCGGCGGATGCGCGGCATGGTGGGGCGGGCCTGCACGGCCGGGCTGGTCACGGGGGTACTGGTGACGGGGCTGACGGCCTGTACGGGGGCGGGTGACGACGGGGACGGCAAGGCCGTGGCCTGCGCGGACGGTGCGTACGCCTGGTCGGGCGTCCGGCGCGAGGAGCGGCTGACCGAGCTGTCCGACCCGATCATGTTCAAGAAGAAGACCAGCACCTACACCTCCCGCCTCAAGCCCCTCGACGACACGGTGAACCGACCCTCGGTGACCGGTACACCCGACGGCGTCGGCGCGGCAGGGGTGATCAAGGCTCTGGGCAAGCACCTGAAGGCCGAGGAACCGCTCGCGGGCCCGTCCGAGACGGAGGTCCCGGAGCAAGGCCACTACTTCGAGGTGGCGACCGGCGACCTCAAGGGCGCGTACTACTCCTGGGGCTACACCAAGCTGGTCACGGCCGACTTCACGTACACCTGCGGAGACAGCGAGCCCGTCAAGGGGCACGTGCGGACCTGGGAGGGCACCGGCAGTGGCTTCATGCCCTGTTCCGAGCCGCCCGAAGGCGTGGCAGGCCGTGCGGCGGCCGGTGAACTGTGCCCTGCGGACTCCCGTGCCGCGAGGGCGGCGGACTGAGCCGAGCCGTCCCCGAGCGGCCCCAGTGCCCCGCCCGGGCCGCCGGGTGCCGTGAAGGATGCCCTGGAACCCTCGCCACCTGCGTATACGTCTCCCGGCACACCCCATCGGCAGCGCACCCGTACCATGGGGTGAGGCCGTGGCACGTTCAGCCCGGCAGGGCCCGCGCACCGCAGACGTCCGCGCAGGGCATTCCTCACACTCCGGGAGTACGCCTTCTTATGGCCACGCGCCACGACATCCGCAACGTCGCTATCGTCGCCCACGTCGACCACGGCAAGACCACCATCGTCGACGGCATGCTGAAGCAGGCCGGTGCCTTCGCCGCCCACCAGCTCGAAGGCGTCGACGACCGCATGATGGACTCGAACGACCTGGAGCGTGAGAAGGGCATCACGATCCTGGCCAAGAACACGGCGGTGAAGTACCACCCGAAGGACGGGGGGGACGTCATCACCATCAACATCATCGACACCCCCGGCCACGCCGACTTCGGCGGCGAGGTCGAGCGCGGTCTGTCGATGGTCGACGGTGTCGTCCTGCTCGTGGACGCCTCCGAGGGTCCGCTCCCGCAGACCCGCTTCGTGCTGCGCAAGGCGCTCCAGCAGCGGCTGCCCGTCATCCTGTGCATCAACAAGACGGACCGCCCGGACTCCCGGATCGACGAGGTCGTCAACGAGACGTACGACCTCTTCCTCGACCTGGACGCGGACGAGGAGCAGATCGAGTTCCCGATCGTCTACGCCTGCGGCCGCGACGGCATCGCCTCGCTGACCAAGCCGGACAACGGCACGGTCCCGGCAGACTCCACCAGCCTGGAGCCGTTCTTCTCCACGATCCTGGAGCACATCCCGGCCCCGACCTACGACGAGGCCGCCCCGCTCCAGGCCCACGTCACCAACCTGGACGCCGACAACTTCCTCGGCCGTATCGCGCTGCTCCGCGTCGAGCAGGGCGAGCTGCGCAAGGGCCAGACGGTGGCGTGGATCAAGCGCGACGGCACCATCAGCAACGTCCGCATCAGTGAGCTGATGATGACCGAGGCGCTGACCCGCAAGCCCGCGGAGATGGCCGGCCCCGGTGACATCTGTGCCGTCGCCGGTATCCCGGACATCATGATCGGCGAGACCCTCGCGGACCCCGAGAACCCCATCCCCCTGCCGCTGATCACGGTCGACGAGCCCGCGATCTCCATGGTCATCGGCACCAACACCTCGCCGCTGGTCGGTCGTGGCGGCACCGGCAAGGGCGCCGACAACAAGGCGGCCGTCAAGGACCGCAAGGTGACCGCGCGTCAGGTCAAGGACCGCCTCGACCGTGAGCTGATCGGTAACGTCAGCCTCCGGGTGCTGGACACCGAGCGGCCGGACGCCTGGGAGGTGCAGGGCCGTGGTGAGCTGGCGCTGGCCATCCTGGTCGAGCAGATGCGCCGTGAGGGCTTCGAGCTGACCATCGGCAAGCCGCAGGTCGTCACCAAGGAGGTCGACGGCAAGACGTACGAGCCGGTCGAGCGCATGACGATCGACGTGCCCGAGGAGCACATGGGTGCGGTCACGCAGCTCATGGGTGTCCGCAAGGGCCGCATGGACAACATGTCGAACCACGGTTCCGGCTGGGTCCGCATGGAGTTCGTGGTGCCGTCCCGCGGTCTCATCGGCTTCCGGACCGAGTTCCTGACCCAGACCCGTGGCACCGGCATCGGCCACTCCATCCACGAGGGCTTCGAGCCCTGGTTCGGCAATCTGCAGACCCGCAACAACGGCTCCCTGGTCGCCGACCGCTCCGGTTCCGTCACCGCCTTCGCGATGACGAACCTCCAGGAGCGCGGTGTGCTGTTCACGGAGCCCGGCACCGAGGTGTACGAGGGCATGATCGTCGGCGAGAACTCGCGCTCCGACGACATGGACGTGAACATCACCAAGGAGAAGAAGCTCACGAACATGCGGTCCTCGTCGGCCGACTCGTTCGAGGCGATCGTGCCGCCGCGCAAGCTGTCGCTGGAGCAGTCCCTGGAGTTCTGCCGTGACGACGAGTGCGTGGAGGTCACCCCGGAGGCCGTGCGTATCCGCAAGGTGAACCTGGACGCCCGCGAGCGCGCCCGCGCCGCGAGCCGCGCCAAGCACGGCTGACGCCTGCCGCAGTACGACAGCACCGGGCACTCCGCGTGAGCGGGGTGCCCGGTGCCGTTGTCTGAAGGGGAGGTGGCGCACAGGCAGGGGGTAGGGAAAACCCTCGACTTGCCGGTGACAGCCGTCAGGGGCGGTCTTCTCCCACTACCCTGCTGCGGAAGTGCCCTGCCTCCCCGGTTCCGGGGAACGCACAACGGCCTTGCCGCACAAGCCCCTTGAGCGCGCGACAGACTCCGGTGGAACCCTGCACGGGACCCACGGTACGTCGCAAGCGGTTTTCTCACTCTCGCGTCCGGAATGCGGACAGTCGTTACCGATAGATGTGTAACAAGTCCGTTTCGCAGGGATCTCTCACCAAACCCTTTGTCCGGATTTTGGAAGATGTATACGCGAGCTGTGATCGAACCGAGACCTCGTGGGTGTGGTTCGGCCCTGGCGTTTGGCAGATAGTTAGGCGCGTAGAGCTCGGATGTACGGGTCAGTAGCCGACAGCGGCGCGACTCACGAGCGCGGGGGCACTCGACGAATTCCGGCACCGGCGACGGGCGGGGGCCGTGATGTGTCGTGTGCTCCCTTCGCGGTGAACCAATGACTTCTTTAGGAGGAACCCATGCGCGGTGCCAAGAGCGCCAAGTGGGTCGCGGGGGCGATTGTCGTCGCCCTGGCCGCCACCGCCTGCGGCGGCAACGGTGATGGTGAGGGTGAGAGCAAGGGTTCCGGGCCTGCCGGCTACGTCTCGATCGACGTCGGCGAGCCCCAGAAGCCGCTGATCCCGGCTGACACCAACGAGTCCAACGGCTCGTACGTCATCCAGTCCCTCTTCACTCAGCTGCTGGACTTCGACGCCAAGGGCAATGTCGTCTACACGAACGCGGAGTCGGTCACCACCGACGACTCCAAGACGTGGACGGTCAAGCTCAAGAAGGGCTGGAAGTTCCACAACGGCGAAGAAGTCACCTCCAAGTCGTACATCGACGCTTGGAACTGGTACGCCAACATCAAGAACAACCAGCAGAACTCCTTCTGGTTCCAGGACATCAAGGGCTACGACGATGTCCACCCGGAGAAGGGTGACCCGAAGGCCGAGACCATGTCCGGTCTGAAGGCCGTGGACGACCACACCTTCACCATCGAGCTGAAGTACACGATGCCGTACTTCAACTACAAGCTCGGCTACACCACGTGGGCCCCGCTGCCCAAGGTCTTCTACGACGACCCGAAGGCCTTCGGCCAGAAGCCGGTCGGCAACGGTCCCTACAAGTTCGAGAAGTGGGACCACAAGAAGCTCATCCAGGTCAAGGCCTGGGACGAGTACCAGGGCCCGAACAAGGCGAAGAACAAGGGCGTCCAGTTCAAGGCGTACACGACGCTCGAGGCCGCCTACAAGGACGTCGTCTCCGGCAACCTGGACATGATCCGCCAGGTCGGCCCGACGGACCTGCCGAAGTACAAGCAGGACCTCGGCGACGGCGCCATCGAGCAGCCGTACGCGGCCATCCAGACGCTGACCCCGGCGTTCTACTCCAAGACCTTCAAGGACATCGACCCGAAGGTCCTGCAGGGTCTGTCGATGGCGATCGACCGTGACACGATCACCAAGACGGTTCTGAACAACACCCGGACCCCGGCGAAGTCCTTCACGCCGCCCGGTGTC
It encodes the following:
- a CDS encoding peptide ABC transporter substrate-binding protein; protein product: MRGAKSAKWVAGAIVVALAATACGGNGDGEGESKGSGPAGYVSIDVGEPQKPLIPADTNESNGSYVIQSLFTQLLDFDAKGNVVYTNAESVTTDDSKTWTVKLKKGWKFHNGEEVTSKSYIDAWNWYANIKNNQQNSFWFQDIKGYDDVHPEKGDPKAETMSGLKAVDDHTFTIELKYTMPYFNYKLGYTTWAPLPKVFYDDPKAFGQKPVGNGPYKFEKWDHKKLIQVKAWDEYQGPNKAKNKGVQFKAYTTLEAAYKDVVSGNLDMIRQVGPTDLPKYKQDLGDGAIEQPYAAIQTLTPAFYSKTFKDIDPKVLQGLSMAIDRDTITKTVLNNTRTPAKSFTPPGVKGNQNLDTDVFTYNPEKAKKLIQEGGGVPGNKFTIQYNTDGGHKEWVTAVCGSIRKATGVDCAGDPKPDFATDLEARDNDQVKGMYRGGWVADYPVNANFMKELYHTTAEANNGKFSNKEIDGLMDKADKAKSLDESVKAFQEVEKKLVDHMPAIPLWYYRINGGHGKNVDNVNVDFHGDLEVWAVTTK
- a CDS encoding ABC transporter family substrate-binding protein; protein product: MSQHGVGPRAVTRSVAFLTAGVLAVPALAGCGSEDPAGKPLAAPDIQSAPRDRIADGGTLRWAVDSVPDTLNTFQSDADATTTRVAQAVLPSMFRMDDSGRPERNPDYLESAEVVDTEPKQVVLYKLSQQAVWSDGREIGAADFAAQWRALSGKDTAYWTARNAGYDRIQKIERGDSALEVRVTFSRPYADWRSLFSPLYPKDVMGTPDSFNDGARKKLKVTAGPFTVKKADREDGEITLTRNPRWWGEPARLSEIVLRTVPRDKRAAELAAGTLDLAEIDPAAARRITVAARPHSSSSPLMGPDAERSAADSLHSWAVANGSDEDAADEETVARKKLRRAAVKYARQQRALSGFEVRKSLEPAYTQLALNGAEGPLTDERVRRAVARALDRKELAQAVLKPLGLPAVPVGSHLALSGQAHYADNSGALGGQDTKEAQALLADAGWVRGGPVKEQKKEKAAGPEGEQADDTGEDNKAQHGPDPAGHLAQDGKQYKPHQGGAPGAYAPRGTAAPANQEAARLAKNGKALTLRFVLPSGPGSQTLRTVADRISRMLERVGIGTEISKVSDESYFKDHIASGQYDLALYSWPATAYPATDARPVFAKPVPAADGSLNVEQNYTRVGTDQVDQLFDEAVATLDEGESRSLIRKADSRIWAAAGSIPLFQRPQLLAARKNLVNAGAFGFGTPVYEDMGFLKKGAKPASGPSAKGSDAR
- the typA gene encoding translational GTPase TypA, whose amino-acid sequence is MATRHDIRNVAIVAHVDHGKTTIVDGMLKQAGAFAAHQLEGVDDRMMDSNDLEREKGITILAKNTAVKYHPKDGGDVITINIIDTPGHADFGGEVERGLSMVDGVVLLVDASEGPLPQTRFVLRKALQQRLPVILCINKTDRPDSRIDEVVNETYDLFLDLDADEEQIEFPIVYACGRDGIASLTKPDNGTVPADSTSLEPFFSTILEHIPAPTYDEAAPLQAHVTNLDADNFLGRIALLRVEQGELRKGQTVAWIKRDGTISNVRISELMMTEALTRKPAEMAGPGDICAVAGIPDIMIGETLADPENPIPLPLITVDEPAISMVIGTNTSPLVGRGGTGKGADNKAAVKDRKVTARQVKDRLDRELIGNVSLRVLDTERPDAWEVQGRGELALAILVEQMRREGFELTIGKPQVVTKEVDGKTYEPVERMTIDVPEEHMGAVTQLMGVRKGRMDNMSNHGSGWVRMEFVVPSRGLIGFRTEFLTQTRGTGIGHSIHEGFEPWFGNLQTRNNGSLVADRSGSVTAFAMTNLQERGVLFTEPGTEVYEGMIVGENSRSDDMDVNITKEKKLTNMRSSSADSFEAIVPPRKLSLEQSLEFCRDDECVEVTPEAVRIRKVNLDARERARAASRAKHG